ttcatttaaaacatttcaaaacattcaATTATGTtatgtgtgaaatgtttttgttgaatCAGCACTTGTTTCCTGTCAGGCGTGAATGTTATCTATCACAGTCAGTAGACGTGCTGTCTAATCTTCATCTGTGAAAGGAGTCTGAGTTGTTATATTTTGAGGAGGGTCTGGGGTGTGCCAACTTCATGCCCTTGTATAAAAGAGTGATTCGTTTTGAAGCAGTTTACAGAAGTCAAGACCACTCTGAAACCATGAGTCTCTCTGCCAAAGACAAAGCTGCCATCAAAGCCTTCTGGGACAAGATCTCCTCAAAGGCTGAGGAAATCGGTAGCCAAGCTCTGTACAGGTAGGTGCTTTAGAACTTTCtctttttgctcattttgattcatttacacttttataTGATAAACTTTCCCCCAATGTGCCTACACAGGATGCTGACTGTTTATCCTCAGACCAAAACCTACTTTACCCATTGGACGGACATGAGCTTCAACTCTGCTCAGTTGAAGAAGCATGGAAAGACTGTAATGTCTGGTGTTGAAGTGGCTGTCAACAAAATCGATGATCTGACCAGCGGGATGCTCAGCCTAAGCGAGCTGCACGCTTACCAGCTGCGTGTTGATCCAGCCAACTTCAAGGCAAGTTCATCTTAATGCTCTGTAATAATTCAATCCTGTTTTACCTGTAAGTAGATCCTGTGCCACAACATGCTTGAATTTTGTTGTTTCTTCTTCTAGATCCTCTCACACAATTTGCTTGTGGTTCTGGCCATCCTGTTCCCCACTGACTTTACTCCTGATGTACACGTGTCTATGGATAAGTTTCTTGCTGCAGTGTCCCTGGCCCTCTCCGAGAAGTACAGATAAACCCCTCTGCAGAGACCAGAACAGAGACCACCACACGCACAATCTCTTTCTCAGAGCTTGTAAATGTCCCTGACTGCTTTAAATAAAAGCCAAAATATTTTTGGtctgtaatttaaaaataacacTGTATGTGCGTCTTCTTTAAATCTCTGTGTTTAagtattaatgtgtgtttatattagactttataaagtgaataaTGTCCGCTGAGGGGAAAAATAAAGGAACATATAAAACTAAACAGGTCTTTATAAAACAGGAAGACACGTTTAACTACATGATAATGATgttaatgcataaattaaacaaCAGTTTTTTACTCCTTTACAATCATTGCTCAGATGCAGAAGCCTTCAGCTTCACTTTACTGACACCAGAGATGAGAAGTAATGACTTCCAAATACTTCCTGTACTTAAGAagttacttcactatttattatgACATCTTTTTACTTTcagcattaaaatatttacacgaatatttgtcatttctatttcttatattttcaaatgaggctcgttactttagttttaatctatttggtgacatgatcaatatttttccttttaatttcgCACCGTTTTCAGATCATTAACTAGAGACCTTCACGGGACGGATTTTTCAGTCCAGCTTCAGCCCAATCCtgcaaaaatatttgttatttaccttttttttttattaaaacatattacaaattattttttttttttcaatacgctcacacacaccatgttttGTAAAAATCTGCAATGAAATTTAGCAGCAGTAAGTAAAATATACTGTTTGGCTTTTAAGTCATGAATTGTTATGAACTAATTCACATAACTTAAAAAGTTATGTAAAAagagtaaaactttttttttgtaatttgggAACCATTAAATTATGAGTGCGAAATATTTACCACAAATTCATAATATAATTTCAAATGGTGAGAATTCATTTGAACTTACTTCAGTGCAGCACAAAGAAAAGCAGcggtaaaaatataaataacgatattattatatttcacaTTGATTAGTACTTTACTATAAAATGCTTATTCAGTTGTTTGACTTTAACCAAAATGTTGAGTTTActacaatattttattgttgttaaaaTTCTAGTACAAATGAATGACATTA
This genomic interval from Silurus meridionalis isolate SWU-2019-XX chromosome 22, ASM1480568v1, whole genome shotgun sequence contains the following:
- the LOC124375886 gene encoding hemoglobin embryonic subunit alpha-like isoform X1, whose protein sequence is MPLYKRVIRFEAVYRSQDHSETMSLSAKDKAAIKAFWDKISSKAEEIGSQALYRMLTVYPQTKTYFTHWTDMSFNSAQLKKHGKTVMSGVEVAVNKIDDLTSGMLSLSELHAYQLRVDPANFKILSHNLLVVLAILFPTDFTPDVHVSMDKFLAAVSLALSEKYR
- the LOC124375886 gene encoding hemoglobin embryonic subunit alpha-like isoform X2, which translates into the protein MSLSAKDKAAIKAFWDKISSKAEEIGSQALYRMLTVYPQTKTYFTHWTDMSFNSAQLKKHGKTVMSGVEVAVNKIDDLTSGMLSLSELHAYQLRVDPANFKILSHNLLVVLAILFPTDFTPDVHVSMDKFLAAVSLALSEKYR